The Mytilus galloprovincialis chromosome 7, xbMytGall1.hap1.1, whole genome shotgun sequence genome has a window encoding:
- the LOC143083895 gene encoding troponin T-like: MKNFTKLKGEQYDLEDKYKRQQYDMIELTERARSMNKGRGNRSTMGVKIDESFDRLADKFINAPPKIQICSKYERHTDNRSYGDRMQLFEEFSKPKPPPEIIRHGKGGTSGAEDGEEGGEEEE, translated from the exons ATGAAAAACTTCACAAAATTAAAGGGTGAACAATACGACTTAGAAGATAAATACAAACGTCAACAATATGAT aTGATAGAATTAACTGAGAGAGCTAGATCAATGAACAAAGGAAG aggTAACAGAAGTACAATGGGAGTTAAGATAGATGAATC atTTGACAGACTCGCAGATAAATTTATTAATGCTCCA CCAAAAATACAGATTTGTAGTAAATATGAACGACATACAGACAATAGAAGTTATGGGGACAGAATGCAACtgtttgaagaattttcaaaacCCAAACCCCCACCAGAAATCATCCGACACGGGAAAGGTGGCACGTCAGGTGCTGAGGATGGGGAGGAAGGAGGAGAAGAGGAGGAGTAG